A window of the Diceros bicornis minor isolate mBicDic1 chromosome 28, mDicBic1.mat.cur, whole genome shotgun sequence genome harbors these coding sequences:
- the LOC131393796 gene encoding LOW QUALITY PROTEIN: olfactory receptor 13D1-like (The sequence of the model RefSeq protein was modified relative to this genomic sequence to represent the inferred CDS: deleted 1 base in 1 codon), which produces MEKENYSAVTEFFLAGFSQYPELQFFLFGLCLIIYLIILLGNSLLIIISILDSRLHTPMYFFLGNLSFLDICYTSSSIPPMLIIFSSGRKSISFIGCALQMVVSLGLGSTECVLLAVMAYDQYAAICNPLRYPTIMNRCCYVHMAAWSWIIGCLNSLVQTVLTMVLPFCGNNVIDHLTCELLALIKLICSDITIIVFIITVASIFFLVIPLLSIFISYVFILSTILRLNSTEGRKKADSTCSAHLAVVILFYGSALFMYMKPKSKDTKTSDEITGLSYGVVTPMLNPIIYSLRNKEVKEAVKKVLSRHLHS; this is translated from the exons ATGGAAAAGGAGAATTACTCAGCCGTGACTGAATTCTTTCTGGCGGGATTTTCCCAATACCCAGAGCTCCAGTTTTTTCTGTTCGGGCTCTGCCTCATCATATACCTGATAATCCTCCTGGGAAATAGCCTCCTCATTATCATCAGCATCCTAGATTCtcgcctccacacccccatgtacttcttccttggGAACCTCTCGTTCCTGGACATTTGTTACACATCATCGTCCATTCCCCCTATGCTCATCATATTTAGCTCTGGAAGAAAATCCATCTCGTTCATTGGCTGTGCTCTGCAGATGGTTGTCTCCCTTGGTTTGGGCTCCACCGAGTGTGTCCTCCTGGCTGTGATGGCCTATGATCAGTATGCGGCCATCTGCAACCCACTGAGGTACCCCACCATCATGAACAGG TGCTGTTATGTGCACATGGCTGCATGGTCCTGGATCATAGGCTGTCTGAACTCCTTAGTGCAAACAGTCCTGACAATGGTGTTGCCTTTTTGTGGGAATAATGTTATAGACCATCTTACCTGTGAGTTACTGGCCCTTATTAAACTCATCTGTTCAGATATCACCATCATTGTGTTTATCATAACAGTGGCAAGTATTTTCTTCTTAGTGATTCCCCTACTGTCAATTTTTATTTCCTATGTTTTCATTCTCTCTACCATCTTGAGACTTAACTCcactgaagggagaaagaaagccgATTCAACCTGTTCGGCCCACCTTGCtgtggtaattttattttatggttcCGCCCTTTTTATGTACATGAAGCCCAAGTCAAAGGACACAAAGACATCTGATGAGATCACTGGTCTGTCTTATGGAGTGGTAACCCCAATGTTGAACCCCATCATCTATAGCCTGAGGAATAAGGAGGTGAAAGAGGCTGTGAAGAAAGTCCTGAGTAGACACTTGCActcatga